One Cricetulus griseus strain 17A/GY chromosome 5, alternate assembly CriGri-PICRH-1.0, whole genome shotgun sequence genomic window carries:
- the Matk gene encoding megakaryocyte-associated tyrosine-protein kinase produces the protein MAGRGRGRDSGVSWLAFDGWESKDLPRVSPRFLRAWHPSPAAARMPTRRWAPGTQCMTKCENSRPKPGELAFRKGDMVTILEACEDKSWYRAKHHSSGQEGLLAAAALRQREALSTDPKLSLMPWFHGKISGQEAVQQLQPPEDGLFLVRESARHPGDYVLCVSFGRDVIHYRVLHRDGHLTIDEAVCFCNLMDMVEHYTKDKGAICTKLVKPKRKQGTKSAEEELAKAGWLLNLQHLTLGAQIGEGEFGAVLQGEYLGQKVAVKNIKCDVTAQAFLDETAVMTKLQHRNLVRLLGVILHHGLYIVMEHVSKGNLVNFLRTRGRALVSTSQLLQFSLHVAEGMEYLESKKLVHRDLAARNILISEDLVAKVSDFGLAKAERKGLDSSRLPVKWSAPEALKNGRFSSKSDVWSFGVLLWEVFSYGRAPYPKMSLKEVSEAVEKGYRMEPPDGCPGPVHTLMGSCWEAEPARRPPFRKIAEKLGRELRSAGATAPLGGQEAEGSALPRSQEP, from the exons ATGGCAGGGCGAGGGCGAGGGAGAGACTCCGGGGTCTCATGGCTGGCCTTTGATGGCTGGGAATCTAAGGATCTTCCTCGG GTGAGCCCTCGCTTCCTCCGAGCCTGGCACCCCTCGCCTGCCGCAGCTAGGATGCCAACC AGGCGCTGGGCCCCTGGGACTCAATGTATGACCAAGTGTGAAAACTCACGCCCTAAGCCGGGTGAGCTGGCCTTCCGAAAGGGTGACATGGTGACCATCTTGGAGGCTTGTGAG GACAAAAGTTGGTACCGTGCCAAGCACCACAGCAGTGGGCAGGAGGGGCTACTGGCAGCTGCTGCTCTTCGACAGCGGGAGGCCCTCTCCACAGACCCCAAGCTCAGTCTCATGCC ATGGTTCCATGGAAAGATCTCAGGCCAGGAAGCGGTACAGCAGCTGCAGCCACCTGAGGACGGGCTGTTTCTTGTTCGGGAATCAGCTCGTCACCCCGGAGACTATGTCCTGTGTGTCAGTTTCGGCCGAGATGTCATCCACTACCGTGTCCTGCATCGTGATGGCCACCTTACCATTGATGAGGCTGTCTGTTTCTGTAATCTGATGGACATGGTGGAG CATTACACCAAGGACAAGGGTGCCATCTGCACCAAGCTGGTGAAGCCAAAGAGGAAACAGGGCACCAAGTCAGCCGAGGAGGAGCTTGCAAAGG CTGGCTGGCTACTCAACCTGCAGCACCTGACTCTAGGAGCACAGATTGGAGAGGGGGAGTTTGGAG CTGTCCTGCAGGGTGAGTACCTGGGGCAGAAGGTGGCTGTGAAGAATATCAAGTGTGATGTGACAGCCCAGGCCTTCCTGGATGAGACAGCAGTGATGAC AAAGCTGCAGCACAGGAACCTGGTACGACTCCTGGGCGTGATCCTGCACCACGGCTTGTACATTGTCATGGAGCATGTGAGCAAG GGCAACCTGGTGAACTTCCTGCGCACTAGGGGCCGCGCCCTCGTGAGTACATCTCAGCTCCTGCAGTTTTCTCT GCACGTTGCTGAGGGCATGGAGTATCTGGAGAGCAAGAAGCTGGTACATCGGGACCTGGCTGCTCGCAACATACTGATCTCTGAGGACCTGGTGGCCAAGGTCAGTGACTTTGGCCTAGCCAAGGCCGAGCGGAAGGGGCTGGACTCAAGCAGGCTGCCAGTCAAGTGGTCAGCACCTGAAGCTCTCAAGAACGGG CGATTTTCCAGCAAATCAGACGTGTGGAGTTTTGGGGTACTGCTGTGGGAAGTTTTCTCATATGGAAGAGCTCCATACCCCAAGATG TCACTGAAGGAGGTTTCAGAGGCTGTGGAGAAGGGTTACCGCATGGAGCCTCCCGATGGCTGCCCAGGCCCCGTGCACACCCTCATGGGTAGCtgctgggaggcagagcctgCACGCAGACCTCCCTTCCGAAAAATAGCAGAGAAGCTGGGCCGCGAGCTCCGCAGTGCAGGTGCCACAGCTCCCCTTgggggacaggaagcagagggctcAGCTCTTCCACGGAGCCAGGAACCCTGA